One genomic window of Chitinophagaceae bacterium includes the following:
- a CDS encoding NAD(P)/FAD-dependent oxidoreductase: MNQKKLLVIGGGAAGFFCAVNAARLNPALQVTIAEKSGQVLQKVKVSGGGRCNVTHACFDIQEMAGCYPRGERFMRSAFHHFFSTDTIEWFQSRSVPLKTEDDGRMFPEANTSQAIIDCLFGEMQRYNVTLQLHFPVEKIEPLDEGFHIYYRKGEKLYTDFVMIACGGFSKATQFDWLKNLKLQIEEPVPSLFTFNFPGHPLNKLMGIAASDAIIKIAGSKRSSNGPVLITHWGLSGPAVLKLSAFAARELSNVNYQFKVVVNWCSTYQEQSFVEKIKEQRALSPARKLINGNFTGLASRLWEFLLIESGIDETKRWADLTVTMINKLAKNCCAYEMNANGKTTFKEEFVSAGGISLKEMDVNSMMSKRYNGLYFAGEILDVDGITGGYNFQHAWTSAFIAATHIADRA; encoded by the coding sequence ATGAATCAAAAAAAGCTGCTCGTGATTGGAGGTGGTGCGGCAGGATTTTTTTGCGCGGTAAATGCGGCACGCTTAAATCCTGCTTTGCAGGTAACAATAGCGGAAAAATCAGGACAGGTGTTGCAAAAAGTAAAAGTGAGCGGCGGCGGAAGATGCAATGTAACGCATGCCTGTTTCGACATACAGGAAATGGCAGGTTGCTATCCGAGAGGCGAAAGATTTATGAGAAGTGCTTTCCACCATTTTTTCTCGACCGACACTATTGAGTGGTTTCAAAGCAGAAGCGTTCCATTAAAAACTGAGGACGATGGCAGAATGTTTCCGGAAGCAAATACATCGCAGGCCATTATTGATTGCCTGTTTGGTGAAATGCAACGCTATAACGTAACGCTACAGTTGCATTTTCCGGTAGAAAAAATTGAGCCGCTCGACGAGGGCTTTCACATTTACTACAGAAAAGGAGAAAAGCTTTATACTGATTTCGTGATGATTGCATGCGGTGGATTTTCGAAAGCCACTCAGTTTGACTGGCTGAAGAATTTGAAGCTGCAAATAGAGGAACCCGTTCCCTCACTTTTCACTTTTAACTTTCCCGGCCATCCGCTGAATAAACTTATGGGCATTGCTGCCTCTGATGCAATTATCAAAATAGCAGGCAGTAAGCGATCATCAAATGGCCCGGTTCTCATAACGCATTGGGGATTGAGCGGACCTGCAGTGTTGAAACTTTCTGCATTTGCTGCAAGAGAACTTTCAAATGTGAATTATCAATTTAAAGTTGTTGTAAACTGGTGTTCAACTTACCAGGAACAAAGTTTTGTTGAAAAAATTAAGGAGCAGCGCGCTCTTTCACCTGCCAGGAAACTGATCAACGGAAATTTTACAGGACTGGCTTCGCGATTATGGGAATTTCTGTTAATCGAATCCGGAATTGATGAAACCAAAAGATGGGCTGACCTGACGGTTACGATGATTAATAAACTGGCAAAAAATTGCTGTGCTTATGAAATGAATGCAAATGGCAAAACAACTTTTAAAGAAGAATTTGTAAGCGCTGGTGGCATTTCGCTTAAAGAAATGGACGTGAATTCGATGATGAGTAAACGATATAACGGGTTATACTTTGCCGGTGAAATTTTGGACGTGGATGGTATTACCGGAGGTTACAATTTTCAACATGCATGGACTTCCGCTTTCATTGCCGCAACACATATTGCAGATCGCGCATGA
- a CDS encoding multidrug efflux RND transporter permease subunit: MSEFFIRRPIFAMVIAILMVILGLIVLRGIPISQYPEITPPMVQINASYTGANSVNMEQTVATPIEQQVNGVEKMLYMRSVNANDGTMRLEVSFDVGTNLDNANMLTQNRVSQASPFLPPEVTALGVTTKKSLTFPMMLVSLSSPNNTYDSKFLNNYAFINVVDELKRISGVGDVFVFGGSEYAMRVWVKPDRLSQYNLTVQDVINALKQQNIIKPGGSFGGEPALAGTQNTYTVLLQSRLITEQQFSNIILKANSNGALVRMSDVARIDLGTENYTMTSRINGSAASTIAIYQIPGSNALAVAEAVKAKMEELEDRFPPDMKKDFSLDTTLAVTAGIDEIIHTLLEAVLLVILVVFLFLQDWRATLIPLLTVPVSLIGTFMIFPLLGFSVNVLSLLGLVLAIGLVVDDAIVVVEAVMHNIEHGLSPKEATSKAMKEVGGPVVAIAVILSAVFVPVAFTGGITGRLYQQFAITIAISVCFSAFNALTLSPALAALLLKPKKESKGWLARFFAAFNRMFDRFTNGYVKVAGFFARKLIVTGIVLAVIIGATAMLGMKIPSGFVPEEDQGYFIISTLLPDAASLERTDGTTKKIEAILSKIPEIALYTTINGNNLLNNTVAPNAATFFITLKPWEEREKTANEIAKEINAIAMKSISEATVIAIGPPPIIGLGNGAGFTMMLQDRGGNTPQYLAEQAQRFVTAAGARPEIGKVYTLYRANVPQKSIQVDKEKVDKLGLNLDNVNSTISIMLGGSFVNNFNQFGRQYKTYVMADEGYRMGPDGLQQFYSRNKDGDMVSLGTVAQVKDTSGPQYTNHFNIYRAAEINGIPASGYSSSQALQALKEVAAETLPADMGYQWSNMSYQEEAAAGTGGTAFLMALMFVFLILAAQYESWKLPFSVLLGTPWAVMGAFLGLAIAGIFSLSYVNNIFAQIGLVMLIGLNAKNAILIVEFAKMKYDAGEETVSAAIDGARLRFRPILMTSFAFILGVIPLLTASGAGAEGRKVMGMAVFAGMLTATIIGVILIPAFYVMIEGKNKKHKAMEAQEK, from the coding sequence ATGAGTGAATTCTTCATCCGCCGTCCCATCTTCGCCATGGTTATCGCTATTTTGATGGTGATTCTTGGGCTGATTGTATTACGAGGTATTCCGATTTCACAGTATCCTGAAATCACACCTCCGATGGTGCAGATCAATGCATCGTATACTGGTGCCAATTCCGTAAACATGGAGCAAACGGTGGCCACACCTATTGAGCAACAGGTAAATGGTGTTGAAAAAATGCTCTACATGCGATCGGTGAATGCGAATGACGGGACGATGAGACTTGAAGTTTCATTCGATGTAGGAACCAACCTCGATAATGCGAACATGCTTACGCAAAACCGTGTATCTCAGGCATCACCTTTTCTTCCTCCTGAAGTTACTGCATTGGGCGTTACCACGAAGAAGTCGCTCACCTTTCCGATGATGCTCGTATCTCTTTCTTCACCCAATAATACATACGACTCCAAGTTCCTTAACAATTATGCTTTCATCAATGTTGTGGATGAATTGAAGCGCATCAGTGGTGTCGGTGATGTGTTTGTTTTCGGCGGTTCTGAATATGCCATGCGTGTTTGGGTGAAGCCCGACAGGTTATCGCAATACAACCTCACTGTGCAGGATGTGATCAACGCTTTGAAACAACAAAACATAATTAAACCCGGGGGAAGCTTTGGTGGCGAACCTGCCTTGGCCGGAACTCAGAATACCTACACGGTGCTGCTGCAGTCGCGATTGATTACCGAACAGCAATTCAGCAACATCATCCTGAAAGCTAATTCCAATGGCGCATTGGTTCGCATGAGTGATGTTGCACGCATTGATTTGGGAACTGAAAATTATACTATGACGAGCCGCATTAATGGTTCTGCTGCATCCACCATTGCCATCTATCAGATTCCGGGATCGAATGCACTCGCTGTGGCGGAAGCTGTGAAAGCGAAAATGGAAGAGCTGGAAGATCGTTTTCCGCCTGATATGAAAAAGGATTTTTCTTTGGATACCACACTGGCGGTAACTGCAGGTATCGATGAAATCATTCACACACTTTTGGAGGCTGTTCTCCTGGTAATTTTAGTTGTATTCCTCTTCCTCCAGGACTGGAGAGCAACACTCATACCTTTGTTAACCGTTCCTGTTTCACTTATCGGAACATTTATGATTTTTCCGCTATTGGGATTTTCTGTGAATGTTCTGTCATTACTTGGATTGGTGCTCGCCATAGGATTGGTAGTGGACGATGCCATAGTGGTAGTGGAAGCAGTGATGCACAATATAGAACACGGCTTGTCTCCGAAAGAAGCAACCAGTAAAGCAATGAAGGAAGTAGGAGGACCTGTTGTTGCCATTGCTGTCATCCTCTCGGCCGTATTTGTGCCGGTCGCTTTCACAGGAGGAATTACCGGAAGATTGTATCAACAGTTTGCAATCACAATTGCTATCTCTGTCTGCTTTTCAGCTTTTAATGCACTCACATTAAGTCCTGCCTTAGCCGCTTTATTGCTGAAGCCTAAAAAAGAATCGAAAGGTTGGCTTGCCAGATTTTTTGCTGCCTTCAACCGCATGTTCGATCGGTTTACCAATGGCTATGTGAAAGTGGCGGGATTCTTTGCTCGTAAGCTTATTGTCACCGGAATTGTTTTAGCAGTAATTATTGGCGCTACCGCGATGCTTGGAATGAAAATTCCATCTGGATTTGTTCCTGAAGAAGACCAGGGCTATTTTATTATCAGCACCTTGTTACCTGATGCCGCTTCACTTGAACGAACGGATGGGACTACAAAAAAAATTGAAGCTATCCTCAGCAAGATTCCTGAAATAGCATTGTATACCACCATCAATGGAAATAACCTGCTTAATAATACGGTGGCTCCTAATGCTGCAACTTTCTTCATCACACTGAAACCATGGGAGGAACGGGAGAAGACGGCGAACGAAATAGCGAAAGAAATAAATGCCATCGCCATGAAGAGCATTTCTGAAGCCACCGTAATTGCTATCGGCCCGCCACCTATCATCGGGTTAGGTAATGGTGCGGGCTTCACTATGATGTTACAGGATCGCGGAGGAAATACGCCGCAGTATCTCGCGGAACAGGCGCAGCGTTTTGTAACTGCTGCCGGTGCAAGGCCGGAGATTGGTAAAGTCTATACACTTTATCGTGCAAATGTGCCGCAGAAAAGTATCCAGGTTGATAAAGAAAAGGTCGATAAACTCGGATTGAATCTCGACAATGTAAACAGTACGATCTCGATCATGCTTGGCGGTTCATTCGTCAACAACTTTAATCAGTTCGGAAGGCAGTATAAAACATACGTGATGGCTGATGAGGGTTATCGAATGGGGCCCGATGGTCTTCAGCAGTTTTATTCACGCAACAAAGATGGTGACATGGTTTCGCTTGGAACTGTTGCGCAGGTAAAAGACACCAGTGGTCCGCAATACACCAATCACTTTAATATTTACCGGGCTGCTGAAATTAATGGTATCCCGGCAAGCGGTTACAGTTCGTCGCAGGCATTGCAGGCGCTGAAAGAAGTTGCAGCGGAAACTTTACCTGCTGACATGGGATACCAGTGGAGCAACATGTCTTACCAGGAAGAAGCAGCGGCAGGAACCGGTGGTACAGCATTCCTGATGGCACTGATGTTTGTATTCCTGATTCTCGCAGCGCAATATGAAAGCTGGAAACTTCCTTTCAGTGTATTGCTTGGAACACCATGGGCCGTGATGGGCGCATTCCTTGGGTTAGCTATCGCCGGTATTTTTTCGCTGAGTTATGTAAACAATATTTTCGCGCAGATTGGATTGGTGATGCTGATCGGACTGAATGCTAAGAATGCCATACTGATTGTTGAATTCGCGAAGATGAAATATGATGCCGGTGAAGAGACAGTGAGCGCTGCCATTGATGGAGCACGTCTCCGGTTCCGTCCTATTCTTATGACATCATTCGCTTTTATTCTGGGTGTAATTCCATTGCTCACTGCATCAGGTGCAGGCGCAGAAGGACGGAAGGTAATGGGCATGGCCGTTTTTGCGGGAATGCTTACTGCCACCATCATCGGAGTAATACTGATCCCGGCATTTTATGTGATGATTGAAGGAAAAAATAAGAAGCATAAGGCGATGGAGGCGCAGGAGAAATGA
- a CDS encoding efflux RND transporter periplasmic adaptor subunit gives MKLLNGNYAFMLLLSSSMIFSCSKKEEKKELVPEVNVVVAGQQTVPLYADYVGQTYGQSDIEIKPRVEGWVEAISFREGTLVSKGQLLYTIQDDQLRDQAQAAQAQVAAAEVMLVKAKADLDRVKPLVEMNALSKRDLDAAQANYEAQQQSVLAAKAGLNNANTQLGYSRIVAPIAGFIGVSKVQVGDYVGKSLGQSSINTISAIGAMRVRFSISENDYLKFKETMTVEQLSNLEVQFILSDGSLFSETGKLDFANREVDPATGSLLVQAVVANKTQLLKPGQYVKVRFKTTEIQNAVLLPQQAINQMQNIFMAYLVNDSNMVKPKPVKVGQRVGSNWVITNGIKAGDKVAMIGNAIIKPNMVIKPVVNAYSYDSTSVGK, from the coding sequence ATGAAATTATTAAACGGAAATTATGCTTTTATGCTCCTGCTGTCCTCCAGTATGATTTTTTCTTGTTCAAAAAAAGAAGAAAAAAAGGAGCTCGTTCCGGAAGTAAACGTGGTGGTGGCAGGTCAGCAAACGGTTCCGCTCTATGCAGATTATGTTGGTCAGACTTATGGCCAGTCAGATATTGAAATTAAGCCCCGGGTAGAAGGTTGGGTAGAAGCTATCAGTTTCAGGGAGGGAACTCTTGTTAGCAAAGGACAATTGCTTTATACCATTCAGGATGATCAGTTGCGTGACCAGGCACAGGCCGCACAGGCCCAGGTGGCCGCGGCGGAAGTGATGCTTGTTAAAGCAAAGGCCGATCTGGACCGTGTGAAACCTTTGGTTGAAATGAATGCACTGAGTAAACGCGATCTGGACGCAGCACAAGCCAACTATGAAGCACAACAACAGTCGGTGCTTGCAGCAAAGGCCGGATTAAACAATGCCAACACACAGTTGGGTTATTCCAGAATTGTTGCACCAATCGCAGGATTCATTGGCGTATCCAAAGTTCAGGTTGGTGATTATGTTGGTAAATCGCTCGGACAATCATCCATTAATACGATCTCAGCTATAGGAGCGATGAGGGTACGGTTTTCAATTTCTGAAAACGACTATCTTAAATTTAAAGAGACGATGACCGTTGAACAATTGAGTAACCTCGAAGTACAATTCATTCTCAGCGATGGCTCCTTGTTTTCCGAAACAGGCAAGCTGGATTTTGCTAATCGAGAGGTAGATCCTGCCACGGGTTCACTGCTGGTTCAGGCCGTGGTTGCAAACAAAACACAACTTCTCAAACCTGGTCAATATGTTAAAGTCAGGTTTAAAACCACTGAAATTCAGAATGCCGTGCTACTTCCTCAACAGGCTATCAATCAGATGCAGAATATTTTCATGGCCTACCTGGTAAACGACAGTAATATGGTAAAGCCCAAACCTGTAAAAGTCGGTCAGCGTGTAGGAAGTAATTGGGTAATTACGAACGGTATTAAAGCGGGTGATAAGGTGGCAATGATCGGAAATGCAATCATAAAACCTAACATGGTTATTAAACCGGTAGTAAATGCATATTCCTATGACTCAACATCCGTGGGTAAATAA
- a CDS encoding Pr6Pr family membrane protein: protein MAWFAVILQLYLMIQFRVKDLPETIIRFFSYFTILTNILVAVYFTTICLKPESKQGRFFLKAQTATAITVYIMVVGIVYNLVLRSLWQPQGLQLPVDELLHSVIPVFTFLFWIIFADKSGIAWTHVFKWLIYPAIYLVFVLFRGALSGFYPYPFIDVKQLGYADAMINSCFLFFAFLLLSLLMVGIAKMMNRVFAG, encoded by the coding sequence ATGGCCTGGTTCGCTGTGATATTGCAACTGTACCTGATGATTCAATTCAGGGTTAAAGATTTGCCTGAAACTATCATCCGTTTCTTTTCTTATTTCACAATACTTACGAATATTCTTGTTGCCGTTTATTTTACAACAATCTGTTTGAAACCTGAATCAAAGCAAGGACGTTTTTTTCTGAAAGCACAAACAGCTACGGCAATAACTGTTTACATCATGGTGGTTGGAATAGTTTATAATCTCGTGCTGCGTTCATTATGGCAACCACAGGGTTTGCAGTTGCCGGTTGATGAGTTGTTGCATTCAGTGATTCCGGTTTTTACATTTCTTTTCTGGATAATTTTTGCTGACAAATCAGGAATAGCATGGACGCATGTTTTCAAATGGTTGATTTATCCTGCAATTTATCTTGTATTCGTTTTATTTCGGGGCGCCTTATCAGGATTTTATCCGTATCCGTTTATTGACGTGAAACAGCTCGGATATGCTGATGCAATGATCAACAGTTGTTTTTTATTCTTTGCATTTCTGTTATTGTCGTTGCTTATGGTGGGTATTGCAAAAATGATGAATCGTGTGTTTGCCGGTTAA
- a CDS encoding TolC family protein: MIKGLRQSRRITWSDNHRRHFDSRFFIGTKHTPSPQIEITQSYFLQKIKTADALVFLSKIFFPLLFITLFWSSCMVGGKFTQPQVTTDSIYPNQVSNDSITNLTWIALYQDTVLQRFIATTLDSNRNLLTAAARVEESREIAGIVKANLYPSIGFSAGAAYGTAGTSAQNIGQLEGGSLSAFGTLSWEIDIWGKLRHAKRAAQSDFLAEIENRNALQVSLVAEVATNYFVLRDLDNRLDIAQRTLISRHENTTIITARFDTGYVSELDKLQAEQQEYVAAGAIPEFERQITQIENSLRVLMGMNPGTVIRGQRNIEQTIVPVIPSGIPAQLLERRPDIHSANLQMQAQFDRVGVAKANRLPVLSLTGLLGFASPELNTFLTAGGFAAAGGAGLFGPLFNFGKLKHATKAEEFRLQQTTYQYEEVVLEAFSDVDNSLKNYESYSRQYDIVHQQVEAARKALTLSEARYNFGYTDYTEVIIQQDNLFSAELNESFLLQSKLNSTVSLYRSLGGGW, translated from the coding sequence ATGATTAAAGGGTTGCGGCAAAGCCGGAGAATAACCTGGTCAGATAATCATCGTCGTCATTTCGATTCCCGATTTTTCATCGGAACGAAGCATACTCCATCACCACAGATAGAAATAACTCAAAGCTATTTTTTGCAGAAGATAAAAACAGCTGATGCTCTTGTGTTTTTGAGTAAGATTTTTTTTCCCCTGCTTTTCATCACATTATTTTGGAGCAGTTGTATGGTGGGCGGAAAATTTACGCAGCCACAGGTTACAACCGATTCCATTTATCCTAACCAGGTTTCTAATGATTCGATCACGAATTTGACATGGATTGCCTTGTACCAGGATACTGTGCTTCAGCGATTCATTGCAACAACTCTTGACAGCAATCGTAATTTGTTAACGGCGGCAGCACGTGTGGAAGAGTCGAGAGAAATTGCAGGTATTGTAAAAGCCAACTTGTATCCTTCCATTGGTTTTTCGGCGGGAGCGGCGTATGGAACGGCAGGAACGAGTGCACAAAACATAGGTCAATTGGAAGGAGGATCTTTATCGGCCTTCGGTACGCTTAGCTGGGAAATTGATATCTGGGGAAAACTCCGGCATGCAAAACGCGCAGCACAAAGTGATTTTCTTGCAGAGATTGAAAACAGAAATGCTTTGCAGGTAAGTTTAGTTGCTGAAGTAGCTACCAATTATTTTGTGCTGCGTGATCTGGATAACAGGCTTGACATTGCACAACGCACGCTTATTTCCCGTCATGAAAATACAACCATCATCACTGCACGTTTTGATACCGGTTATGTTTCTGAACTCGATAAGTTGCAGGCGGAGCAGCAGGAATATGTTGCAGCCGGCGCTATTCCGGAGTTTGAAAGACAGATCACACAGATTGAAAATTCTTTACGGGTGTTAATGGGTATGAATCCGGGCACTGTAATTCGTGGGCAGCGTAACATTGAACAGACCATTGTTCCGGTTATTCCTTCTGGTATTCCTGCCCAATTACTTGAACGCCGGCCTGATATCCATTCTGCAAACCTGCAGATGCAGGCACAGTTTGATCGTGTGGGTGTTGCCAAAGCCAATCGCTTACCGGTGCTGAGCTTAACAGGATTGCTTGGCTTTGCAAGCCCGGAACTAAATACTTTTCTAACTGCAGGCGGTTTTGCTGCGGCCGGTGGAGCCGGACTTTTTGGTCCGTTGTTTAATTTCGGAAAACTGAAACATGCGACTAAAGCGGAAGAATTTCGGTTGCAGCAAACTACCTACCAATACGAAGAGGTAGTGCTTGAAGCATTTTCTGATGTAGACAATTCGTTAAAGAATTATGAAAGTTATTCTCGTCAATATGACATTGTTCACCAACAGGTGGAAGCAGCAAGAAAAGCGCTTACGCTTTCAGAAGCCCGTTATAATTTTGGATACACTGATTACACAGAAGTAATTATTCAACAGGATAATCTATTCAGCGCAGAATTAAATGAATCTTTCCTGCTTCAGAGTAAATTGAATTCGACAGTAAGTTTGTATAGGAGTTTGGGAGGAGGGTGGTAA
- a CDS encoding AI-2E family transporter — translation MNENESSNIQNLPDFKYEAQEKKPLKIPLGAVVDLLVKIGALGLLFYWCYNILEPFITIALWSVILAVSLFPVYSRLKNGFGKRDKLAAGLITGILMLILIAPPVWMLVASGSELKTFADHLKGGTLTLPLPGEELKTFPVIGPYIFEFWSGAVNNLQGFAIEYQDQLKIILISLFGMIASTGKGLLILAISVIVSGVLLAYSNSGGNFISSFFKRVAGSPGLEMLNVATVTIRNVTRGILGVAFIQAMLAGIGIYMAGVPLAGLWTMICFMLSVMQLGMLPVSAGVIIYIWTVAPTTTAILLTVWMVLVGMVDNVLKPLLLGKGAPVPMLVVFLGAIGGFFHSGFIGLFTGAIVLSLGYNLFVDWVKQHETSD, via the coding sequence ATGAACGAAAATGAAAGTAGCAACATTCAAAACCTTCCGGATTTCAAATACGAAGCACAAGAAAAAAAACCGCTAAAAATCCCTCTTGGCGCTGTCGTTGATTTACTGGTAAAAATCGGTGCACTGGGCTTGTTGTTTTACTGGTGTTATAATATTCTTGAGCCATTTATCACCATTGCACTTTGGTCAGTGATATTGGCTGTTTCGCTTTTCCCAGTGTATAGCCGGTTAAAGAATGGATTCGGGAAGAGGGATAAGCTTGCTGCCGGTTTGATTACAGGCATACTGATGTTGATTCTAATTGCCCCTCCTGTATGGATGCTTGTTGCTTCCGGATCTGAATTGAAAACCTTTGCAGATCACCTGAAAGGAGGCACTCTAACTTTACCATTACCTGGTGAAGAGCTAAAAACATTTCCTGTAATTGGTCCCTATATTTTTGAATTTTGGAGTGGCGCGGTTAATAATCTTCAGGGCTTTGCAATAGAATACCAGGACCAGCTGAAGATTATTCTTATCAGTTTATTCGGAATGATCGCATCAACCGGAAAAGGTCTTTTGATCCTGGCCATTTCAGTAATTGTAAGCGGTGTGTTGCTTGCCTATTCGAATTCAGGTGGAAATTTTATCAGTTCTTTTTTTAAACGTGTTGCAGGATCTCCCGGATTAGAAATGCTAAATGTTGCAACCGTCACCATACGGAATGTAACAAGGGGAATTCTTGGAGTAGCTTTTATTCAGGCCATGTTAGCCGGAATAGGTATTTATATGGCTGGTGTACCGCTCGCCGGCCTGTGGACAATGATTTGTTTTATGTTGTCAGTTATGCAATTGGGTATGTTGCCCGTATCTGCAGGTGTTATCATTTACATTTGGACTGTTGCTCCTACAACTACCGCAATTTTGCTAACCGTGTGGATGGTATTGGTTGGTATGGTTGATAATGTCCTGAAACCCTTATTGCTTGGAAAAGGAGCGCCTGTGCCAATGCTGGTTGTTTTTCTTGGCGCTATTGGTGGATTTTTTCATTCGGGGTTTATTGGTTTGTTCACAGGTGCCATCGTCCTGTCATTGGGTTATAACCTGTTTGTAGATTGGGTGAAACAACATGAAACATCCGACTGA
- a CDS encoding T9SS type A sorting domain-containing protein, translating into MRRCLLLLLTFLQFFTAYAQHPVSLNYPLVRGSYIDGVIKDSLFFGLTDFGIVTWDLSDSLSPQLVSLLPLPGSYAQGKIFSMGETLIVFRDGVYATDYSNQLNPWIISHLPALDYINDMAVADSFVFVAASQRCLVYNYAQPQSPVLTDTLDIGNSFDRLFVNGSQLFAHKGGKMIKRFDVYTSSFPLLDSIVLPNQTDLIIAANANEKLLVVNAGDAYNFGISHANYLYDISQVGTPVLIDSTLITAEYPSSFPLMNDSLLIVLNNGSVAFYNIMNQQAITQTDTVYDEWCVKVIPDGSGYVFIRDIKGFDEYTTLDTSHVLLRNNLVGDWFSYLNIDANGNIYASGQDSIYVFDHLRDFNSIESDYRMERRCEWMMVDGNFLFEEDLDAPNQVRLSLLSNFPQVDSLYQLPQYANSQLKHVQLWGNHIYTHTFYGTNFFDVSDPYNIVNEGWGDYSFVAFSNDVLFQRNSCSADSLQLYQAGTFPPVLLKSEQVNFPLSCYFSETQLLYNLSAPVLNGIDFDFNSGRIFQLNLDDTANLHFSASPLQQVQDINWDLDKIWIHDSIMYWPYGNYLFYYDMCDTNHFRQIDTFFTKSYIKDILLVDTFLFLNYGGYVERLSVSSIHPCQVVTAALNIEQPENYLSLFPNPADNFITITPSSLMIDRLEIYNSLGITLRTESNPAFPFEISALSPGMYFCRVTVKGKVMNVKFIRQ; encoded by the coding sequence ATGAGAAGATGTTTGCTTCTTTTGCTGACATTCCTGCAATTCTTTACTGCATATGCTCAGCATCCCGTATCGTTGAATTACCCACTCGTCCGGGGAAGTTATATTGATGGCGTTATAAAGGACAGTTTGTTTTTCGGACTGACGGACTTTGGAATTGTAACCTGGGACTTGTCAGATTCTTTATCACCTCAATTGGTATCGCTCTTACCATTGCCTGGAAGCTATGCGCAGGGAAAAATATTTTCAATGGGTGAAACGCTTATTGTTTTTCGCGACGGCGTTTATGCAACAGATTACAGTAATCAATTGAATCCATGGATCATTTCCCACTTGCCCGCACTTGATTATATTAACGATATGGCAGTGGCAGACTCTTTTGTATTTGTGGCCGCAAGTCAGCGTTGCCTGGTGTATAATTACGCGCAACCTCAAAGTCCGGTGCTTACGGATACGCTTGATATCGGAAATTCTTTCGACCGGTTGTTTGTAAACGGAAGTCAGTTATTTGCTCATAAGGGCGGAAAAATGATCAAACGATTTGATGTTTATACTTCATCTTTCCCACTGTTGGACTCCATTGTCTTACCCAATCAGACTGATCTTATTATTGCTGCAAATGCTAATGAAAAATTGCTTGTGGTAAATGCAGGAGATGCCTACAATTTCGGAATTTCTCATGCGAATTACCTGTATGATATTTCACAGGTTGGGACGCCTGTACTTATCGATTCAACTTTGATAACTGCCGAATATCCTTCTTCTTTTCCACTCATGAATGACTCACTGCTTATTGTGCTTAATAATGGGAGTGTTGCTTTCTACAACATCATGAATCAGCAGGCTATCACGCAGACAGATACTGTTTATGATGAATGGTGTGTGAAAGTTATTCCTGACGGAAGTGGGTATGTTTTTATACGCGACATAAAGGGGTTTGACGAATATACTACACTTGATACAAGCCATGTTCTGTTGCGAAACAACCTCGTAGGTGATTGGTTTTCATATCTGAATATTGATGCCAATGGAAATATTTATGCAAGTGGTCAAGACTCTATTTATGTATTTGATCATCTGCGTGATTTTAATTCCATTGAAAGTGATTACAGGATGGAGCGAAGATGTGAATGGATGATGGTTGATGGAAATTTTTTATTTGAAGAGGATCTGGATGCGCCCAACCAGGTGCGGCTTTCTCTGCTTTCAAATTTTCCGCAGGTTGATTCACTGTATCAATTGCCGCAGTATGCGAATTCTCAGTTGAAGCATGTGCAGTTATGGGGCAATCATATTTATACACACACCTTTTACGGAACCAATTTTTTTGATGTTTCTGATCCATATAATATTGTTAATGAAGGTTGGGGCGATTACAGTTTTGTAGCCTTCAGCAATGATGTTCTTTTTCAACGGAATTCATGCTCAGCGGATTCACTGCAACTGTACCAGGCAGGCACTTTTCCTCCCGTGCTACTTAAATCAGAACAGGTAAACTTTCCGCTATCCTGTTATTTTTCTGAAACACAACTCCTGTATAATCTATCCGCACCGGTTCTCAACGGAATTGATTTCGATTTTAATTCAGGACGGATATTTCAACTGAACCTGGATGATACAGCAAATCTGCATTTCAGTGCATCGCCTTTGCAACAAGTGCAGGATATCAATTGGGACCTGGATAAAATATGGATTCATGACAGTATCATGTATTGGCCATATGGTAATTACCTTTTCTATTATGATATGTGCGATACCAATCACTTCCGGCAGATTGATACATTTTTTACCAAAAGCTATATAAAAGATATTTTGCTTGTTGATACTTTTCTTTTTCTGAATTATGGAGGATATGTGGAACGGCTAAGTGTTTCTTCCATTCATCCATGCCAGGTTGTAACTGCTGCTTTAAATATTGAGCAACCGGAAAATTATTTATCACTATTTCCGAATCCGGCAGATAATTTTATCACAATAACTCCCTCTTCGCTCATGATTGACAGACTCGAGATTTATAATTCATTAGGAATTACCCTTAGAACAGAAAGTAACCCCGCTTTCCCATTTGAAATTTCAGCGCTTTCACCTGGAATGTATTTTTGTCGTGTTACTGTTAAAGGAAAGGTGATGAATGTAAAATTTATCAGGCAATAA